The Xiphias gladius isolate SHS-SW01 ecotype Sanya breed wild chromosome 4, ASM1685928v1, whole genome shotgun sequence genome includes a window with the following:
- the btbd9 gene encoding BTB/POZ domain-containing protein 9: protein MSNSHPLRPLASVSEIDHIHLLSEQLGALVLGEEYSDVTFIVEGKRFPAHRVILAARCHYFRALLYGGMKESQPQAEVCLEETRAEAFSMLLHYLYTGRASLSSAREEVLLDFLGLAHRYGLQPLEDSTSEFLRTILHTNNVCLVFDVASLYSLSTLSAACCAYMDRNAPEVLNSDGFLMLSKTALLTVVSRDSFAASEKEIFQALCRWCRQHEEGADTHEVMSAVRLPLMTLAEMLNVVRPSGLLSPDDLLDAIKTRSESRNMDLNYRGMLIPEENIATMKYGAQVVKGELKSALLDGDTQNYDLDHGFSRHPIEEDGRAGIQVKLGQPFIINHVRLLLWDRDSRSYSYYIEVSMDELDWVRVVDHSKYLCRSWQNLYFTPRICRYVRIVGTHNTVNKVFHLVAFECMFTNRPFTLENGLVVPSENVATIASCASVIEGVSRSRNALLNGDTRNYDWDSGYTCHQLGSGAIVIQLAQPYSIGSLRLLLWDCDERSYSYYTEVSTNQQQWTKVVDRTRAACRSWQTLKFDKQPASFIRIVGTHNTANEVFHCVHFECPAQLDTEVNEGSPGLNSSDSGATSQQPRPQRPSRAHSLLPSQPPSTSSSSSQSHH, encoded by the exons ATGAGTAACAGTCACCCTCTGCGCCCACTGGCCTCCGTGTCGGAGATCGACCACATCCACCTGCTGTCGGAGCAGCTGGGAGCCCTGGTGCTCGGCGAGGAGTACAGCGATGTTACCTTCATCGTGGAGGGGAAGCGCTTCCCGGCGCACCGGGTCATCCTGGCAGCTCGCTGTCACTACTTCAG GGCCTTGCTGTACGGTGGGATGAAAGAGTCCCAGCCCCAGGCGGAGGTGTGTCTGGAGGAGACGCGGGCCGAAGCCTTTTCAATGCTGCTACACTACCTGTACACCGGCCGGGCCAGCCTCAGCTCCGCCCGGGAAGAGGTGCTACTGGACTTCCTGGGCCTGGCTCACCGCTACGGCCTGCAGCCGCTGGAGGACTCCACCTCAGAGTTCCTCCGCACCATCCTGCACACCAACAACGTCTGCTTGGTGTTTGATGTAGCCAGTCTCTACTCTCTGAGCACACTCAGTGCAGCCTGCTGTGCCTATATGGACAGAAACGCACCTGAAGTGTTGAATTCTGACGGCTTCCTCATGCTCTCCAAG ACTGCTCTTCTGACTGTGGTCAGCCGGGACTCATTTGCTGCCAGTGAGAAGGAGATCTTCCAGGCCTTGTGTCGCTGGTGTCGGCAGCACGAGGAGGGGGCTGACACACATGAAGTGATGTCGGCGGTGCGGCTGCCGCTCATGACGCTGGCAGAGATGCTGAACGTGGTGCGACCATCCGGCCTTCTGAGCCCAGACGACCTGCTGGACGCCATTAAGACCCGCTCAGAGAGCCGCAACATGGACCTTAACTATCGGGGAATGCTCA TACCAGAGGAGAACATCGCCACCATGAAGTACGGAGCTCAGGTGGTGAAAGGGGAGCTAAAGTCGGCGCTGCTGGACGGAGACACCCAGAACTACGACCTGGACCACGGCTTCTCCAGACATCCCATCGAGGAGGACGGCAGGGCTGGCATCCAGGTCAAACTGGGCCAACCGTTCATTATCAACCACGTCCGCCTCCTGCTGTGGGACAGAGACAGCCG gTCATACTCCTACTACATTGAGGTGTCCATGGATGAGCTGGACTGGGTGCGAGTTGTGGACCATTCAAAGTATCTCTGCCGCTCTTGGCAGAATCTGTACTTCACACCACGCATTTGCAG GTACGTTCGCATTGTGGGAACGCACAACACAGTCAACAAGGTGTTCCACCTCGTGGCTTTTGAATGCATGTTTACCAACCGCCCATTTACCCTGGAGAACGGACTTGTGG TGCCCAGTGAGAATGTGGCAACCATTGCATCCTGTGCCAGTGTCATCGAGGGTGTGAGTCGTAGCAGAAACGCCTTGCTCAACGGCGACACACGCAACTACGACTGGGACTCTGGATACACCTGCCATCAGCTGGGTTCTGGAGCCATCGTCATCCAGCTGGCTCAGCCCTACTCCATTGGCTCCTTAAG gctgctgctctgGGACTGTGACGAGCGCTCCTACAGTTACTACACTGAAGTCTCCACCAACCAGCAGCAGTGGACGAAGGTGGTCGACCGCACCAGGGCGGCATGTCG ATCATGGCAGACCTTAAAGTTTGATAAGCAGCCTGCTTCCTTCATCCGTATTGTTGGGACTCACAACACTGCAAATGAG GtgttccactgtgttcactTCGAGTGTCCAGCCCAGCTTGACACAGAGGTCAATGAAGGCAGTCCGGGCCTGAACTCATCCGATTCTGGAGCCACCTCCCAGCAGCCGCGACCCCAACGGCCTTCACGCGCACACAGCCTGCTGCCTTCCCAGCCCCCCTCCACCTCATCGTCGTCCTCACAGTCCCATCATTAA